AAAGGAGTGTATGTAGCTGGTTTTTCTGCCGACTCAGATCAGGAAACAGCGCAGTTTTTATTTCAATTAAGTATTAAGGGAAGGTAGTTTTTAGTTAGAAACTTTTTTCAATGAAATAAAAAACGGATGGAGTAGTTAAAAGAGAAGTAATCACAACCTACGTCTTCCCGAGTAACGAAGGATTTCCACAAATAAAATCACCAGCCTTTGGCGAGCTACTTACGGAGATCCCTCGTTCCTCGGGATGACATAAAATGAGAAACATTCCTATCTTGAATTACTACTTATTATTTTTTAAGTAATAAAATCAACAACATAAACATTTGCGATCATTACGTAATTCCTTGCGCTCTTTGCGGTTAAAAAACACAAAAAAGCCCATCATAAAGAGGGCTTTTAAAACAGTAAAACTACAATACTGTTGTTGGTATCTTCAATTTCCAGCCGGGTTGAATTAAGTCGGGGTTTGAAATAACATCTTTGTTGGCTTCAAAAATGGTCTGCCAGGAAACTCCAAATTCTTTTCCGATTTTCGAAAGCGAATCACCGCTTTTAACTGTATATTCTTTTGAAGTTCCTTCTGCAACTTTAATATCCATTACAACATCAGCCGATCTGTAATCTGGATCAATTGTTCCATAAGCGTTCCAAAGTTTTTCTTTATCTTCTGCCGATTTTACTATGCCATCGATATACAACACATTATCTTGTTCTCTTACTTCTAAATTTGTTGCCTCCAGCTGAGAAGCCAAATCTATCACCTCTTTATATTTATCTTTTAAACTCATAACAATTTATTTTATGATTAATTTGTTATCTACTTTTTTCGGTTTCAATTCTTGTATGCTCTGCATAAGAGGCTGTAATTTGTCTCTTTTAATTTCTCCCGAAAGCGTTACAACACCTCCAACAACCGTTACACTAACGCCATCATAAGCATCAACAACTTTATGTACGGATTTATCTAATTCAGTATCTGGATTGATCACAACCGCTGCTGCAGCAGGTTCTTGATTAGCTCTCGCCAATTCGCAGGTATTTACAACAGATTTTACACCTTTTACTGATCTAACGCTTTTTTCGATATTTTTCTTGAAAATTTCGTCTTCGCAAGTCCCTGTAATCGTTGCCACACCATCATGAACTGAAACTTGGATTTCTGGAGTATCGTTTAATTTTTCAGTGATTGCTTTTTCGATATCTGCATCATTAGGCTTGCAAGATACTAAAGCTATACACAGACTCATTCCTAATAAAATTGATTTGAATTTCATAACGTTTCCTTTTAAATAATTAACAATCTAAAATTAAACAGTTTAAAACCCAAAACATTATAGGATATACTTGTGGTTTTATAACTTTCCCAGTAAAATTGAGGTCTGAAGTCCTGATTTAGTAAAAATAAATTAATAGCTACATAAAACAGGTGATTTACAACCTTAATCTTGATATGAATATTTGACATCCTTTTTATCAAAATCGGAGAGCATGTTTTTATGTGTTTTAAAATAAAAAACTTTGCTGTCAAAATAATTCTCAATCAACAATCCAGTATTTACACCTTCAGTCTTTTTTAAAGTGTTCTGTAAGGAATTGTAAAATTTCAAAATCTGCTTATCCGGATTTTTACTGATTATTCTTAATTTGATTATTTCAAGACTATCCTGATCTTCTCTACCTCCTTTTCCTTCAATACAATAATCAAAAAGCGCATCATCATAAAAACTAATTCTGTCTTTTTTACTGGTTTTTCCTAAAATTAAATTTCCATCTTTTATCTCTACAGCTTTAGAAGAAAAGAAAAAACCACGATAATCTTGATTAGAGAAAAAGGTTATGTTATCGCTTTTCGGATCAATAAGTTCGTAGTAAAATCCTTTTTTTTCATTTAAATATTCTGCATAAAGATTTACAGCATTCTTATCGATTACATCTTTCAGCTCAGAAATAAACTTTTTAAAGGGGATTATTATATTGAAATATACTGCCATTGTGTTTTTACAATTTATGAAATTCTAAAAATTTTGAATAAAAAACGGAGCTCCTATTTCTTTTGAAGCGCAATAACTTCATCACATTCCTTAGACAATTTCACTATCTTTAAATTATTGTTTTGTTCAAAATTGATATTTGGACTTTCTTTTTCATTTGATAAATCAAACTGACTGATACGTTTTTCAATTAAACTATCTCCTTCATAAAAGTAAAATTTTCTATAACAACTGTGACTAACCATTCTCAAGAAACTATATCTTTTGTTGCCCA
This portion of the Flavobacterium panacagri genome encodes:
- a CDS encoding LysM peptidoglycan-binding domain-containing protein → MSLKDKYKEVIDLASQLEATNLEVREQDNVLYIDGIVKSAEDKEKLWNAYGTIDPDYRSADVVMDIKVAEGTSKEYTVKSGDSLSKIGKEFGVSWQTIFEANKDVISNPDLIQPGWKLKIPTTVL
- a CDS encoding BON domain-containing protein; the protein is MKFKSILLGMSLCIALVSCKPNDADIEKAITEKLNDTPEIQVSVHDGVATITGTCEDEIFKKNIEKSVRSVKGVKSVVNTCELARANQEPAAAAVVINPDTELDKSVHKVVDAYDGVSVTVVGGVVTLSGEIKRDKLQPLMQSIQELKPKKVDNKLIIK